The stretch of DNA atgtatcatgtgggttaatttgtcatataatagagtctgtgttagtcacatgccatatcaaacaatgttttactatgtgtgtaaaggatatattgattattgattaatcttttatataaatgcgtgtaaaatacactgagtaataaagatgatcaaatacaatgtgagtattggttatgcatattgaatacaaggtttcacacaatgattattgtCATTATCGATACTAAGATaggtaatcataattgaaagatatttgtcaataaaccCAACATATAATAAACCGTTACTCCTCaattctcccttttgacgtatcaaccagatacgtcaacacatcgtaattcctccaaatatgtatattcacatatgttcaacacttgatcaACATGTGAGTGAACAGTTTACTAAcggtgggagcgaaaacctgttctggcagccttccaaccaatttgtgacaggaaaaattctcccacggtccctctgccaccaggcgaccaataattcgaactctatcaaaggaggaagtgacatcattgccttaaagtcatccccaagactggttggtctacagcatttcctcttgctcttcctcacactccagtataggccgatcccccccattattgtctattgtgttttttgtggCCTCGTCGGTGTCGATGGTCGGTTCATCTGTAACTCTAACTTTGATCCATCCGACAGGGTCGTTACCATTTACATCCACCCCGACCCCTATGAAAAATGCCGaagatttttccccattaggatcggattgccactctaatgcaatggttattAGATTATTTATCGCACCATTATCCCTTTGTACGTTAAGTTTATTTCATTTCTCCTGCTCACGAGTCGCCCAGCGTTCGCTTGGATCCCAATTGACATGTGTCGACCTAATTAcgtgttcccacttgttacaaggtctggctttataagctgcttggtcggtgttatgggtgattctcatgaagctgcagggaacatgtccatgacaatgtttttttaaaatcagtactcagttcacaaaaactctgatattgtgtgtaaagcaaataggtagtactgtatggatcaattgttcatataaaattatttttatataaattaaataaaaaatatatggaaattctcattaccgttatgtgtccgtacgccttctttctaattttaagttaaaccatattaaaagtattaagcatatcgaatcaataaaatagattaaagtcatttaaaatatcaacatttatacataataaaaatattttttgtgttgaacaaaaaatgtacttgattttaaacaaaataactgtgtccgaacaatttttctcattaccgtttcatgattttacccccctaaaaaaattacactgtgcctttaaattgatcagctatcccatgatgcattacttcagagacaagcttcaaaatggagataaggtcagttggtcactattctctccctttgagaaatctgtgttaatattgctaaaactgtcctcagttacactaagtattatcattaccgttatggtttaatactcattacttttaaaaatataaaaataaattatttcatgacaatattatcacaatataaggctttgacagctggcaaagttataggttgttagcatattagcattttaagttatttgtgaaattagctaagagcatctcattaccgtttaattgtgttctcattaccgttatggatctaaaatgttaattgttttaaatgtttcacatcttatcataacttttcttcattttactatagtatacccctcacctgttgtccacatgagtttttgatcaaacatattctaaaataatttccattaattaaaaaaattaaaagatattttacaaatgttgtatcggtaatgagagttgcttaactataaataaagaaataaaaagatcaaagtaattgtcaaggactgtgctgttaagttgatgggatttgttgtggaaatatgaaattaatcatcaaaaaatgtttcgaaccgttgatctagcttcgtcatttactgtaacggtaatgataattattctggatcatataagattcaaatgataataaaattctatttaaaaaaaatatgaaaaaataaacaatataggaAAATACACATTccattttagcttctcaacttggaaaaaatgctgcaatgaggtgaaaaacttttttatgttaatgtgaaggtcttcgtgagaatcacccttatggttacacttaagattatcatcacgggaccaacacaagtatactgcttcccccttggacccctgcttaccacaagtaaccatgtcgcataagttcactgtccatgCGATCGTCTCACCCCAATaatagtctaattctatacctccccagcgcctgatgcattttgagttaggctgattgatggttgatcgtttggttctattaagctgtgtgggctggtctttagctgttgcgtttgtcgggtgtacggttgctgatgtgtttacaattgttccctctaccgttgttagttgttcttgtTTTGAGACAATGGCcaatgttattatcattatacccatgagggcaactgttattattatctggagccatattaGAATAACTAGAGGAAATGCTGGTTCGTTATAGtgtccgtactttgacctgtcccactccctttttccgtaccaagccattcttaaaccataaatgtgttttccctctaagttttccactatttagtaaacttgttatctatagctctatatgtgtaagtgttaaggttacagagtgtataatttttttttttttttttttacaatttcgttttttcaagagtctttcggccacctgtaaaggaaagcaatgtccaggacaacctgtaaagaaaaaataatgtgttccccccacagtttataaccctatatgtgtaaatgttaaagttgcaatgcgTGTCGTtcgttttttctttcttcttgtttcagggttctgaaggtagggttagggttagactacctcagccccacgtgcgaagagctttattctggctcttgatgtctgcaatatcagtgaatgaaaagtatgagttggtgtgtgataagactatgtgtgttctttaatgagatgtgttttaagggtctctgtatgtagtgtactttgacgcaatcgaaacgttgttgaatgagtcactccctcaattcctctcctcggtcacagccaggctgtgtgctgtctgctgctgtgctctgagaaatcttttctctgctgtggccaggccaggcccgtgctgcgggggctctgctgcccctccttcctgctgcgggcctccatctgggtcagacgattcagctgtTGTTTTCACCTCTCCTTCtggctctgtgagcgatctctgttgctgcacagctgtagaaccctcgcctatcagttgatctgcgtacgttgttctctcagtcacctggaaaggcccaATCCAGCCAgactcgttcccctttcgtgcgcaatggcggaggagccctcactctgtgtctggactggtccacctttgcaccacgttctccttctccccctgtgtaaacagatctgaaacgagacttttgtattcattataatcatgtttaaggttctctattcattttggaagtcttttaaggcgtcctccgtgtctccttcctgcaagttaaaatacatggttaaaatacatttatcacacttaacttgagctctaatttccccttggaagttaattatttcatatttaaattttgtctgtgcacagatttcagcccaatttttgttttcttaccttcttcagttgtcctgattttcagttatactcaatcatgatctttactgtcaaaagtgctttaaatccctaacatttagtcatttctttaaatccctaacttttaggaattttcaattttaaattgcaacatttaattgtcatcaccattaattacttgcttttaccttccttttgttcacatccctttcccttttagtgtaactgcttccctgtggctctgttatatccaaattagatcttacgaacactactaatgttcaccacccagtttaccactagacacacactatttctcgtgcatgcacacactcacaaactcaaacacttccactctcacaaacactaccaaaacacacctcaactctgcagtatcatcgtacagaccatattttactgcttcacagcccaaaacTGCTGCTGTACACACACCTGCTCTTAAACCTACCCCTGAAAGCTTCCTGTAGATCTTCTCCTATTATATTGGTAATActttatagataataaataagaaacaaacacttggaaatacatctaaatcatgtttttttttttttttttttttttttttttttattatttagctccatgcaaagttttaatgatcagccaCTCTATTCTCTCctccatctccacactgattgatagaatatcagggcccaaagttttaaactcaaacaaactacacataatgtggcttctgtctcaggaatggttccatattgatgtattgggctttcttgggttacttttgcttggactttagaatcaccgcttgtggctatattattttacctgccactttaattttctgcggtgtgctattttactaagaaattatgtttctgactttattcagttcccaagattttataaagacttgatttctagatttagttgattttattaagtgctttaaaattgggagaagtggaacgtgattatttttctctgtatcaatcgttccattacaaacaataatattatcaatattaataaacgcagatgttatgctttgctttgtccacgttattatagcaagtaaatccaaacaatgctttacatttactgatcaatatgttcaatatgtatttatgcatatgcaATGCACAGCAgactgcttttcacaattatcaactatacatctatttccttaaacaatttatcaaatctcacttactgtttcccttgtTCAAAAAgtggcttacatgttgaatagtgaaagttcaattttgtgtctacatttcatattttaaagttaggattgagtttgtcttaaaagctaaaacttttacaatattgttgaaagtaattgctcatctgcatagaggttgttttaaaaccaaactttaaaaagatagacaagctaaaagtttaaaaaatgctctatatctataaaataatgattggtcaaaaaattttagtaatagtggtgagggataaaaaggtaataggtttaaaaaagataaaaagtataaaataattattgggcaaataatggtggtaataatgatcatctatttacatatccccctttttctgaaacagaatttctgtttcagagaacttaacgcaaaattgcttcacccgtttactgtccattgggctggtctaccccgtccaggcctccactgacacacaccccatcacttcattcatccactcactctccccctgggttGCGCGTCCcctccacgatgttttctccgttttctgttaaaatgcatgtggtggtcagatcgagactgtgcctgccttaggttgtcccgttgtagtacgttgggatcttacccgtctttggctaaccagcctagcccactgaaccacacacagcgtagcagcacagttttatcaacattcagtgctgtagtgttcctgcagggcacggttagggagcgcaaacccaggtatgtcacaccGTCATAAACTCACACACTGGTGTTTACTGTGAAAGtctgtgcaaggcaccaagtacccatggtttattattcgttattattgtatacatattttatttattaccatcattatcacctgtTCTCTTCCACGTAATTTAGctcaaattatttgctttgatgacactgctctggactagacccaaaagagtgcatgtcaatgaataattattcagatttggcatctgtaccttaaaggtgtaccacaaggttaaattttggtccagttttatctaatatatatatatataaattatagtgctggctctgcttctcagattgtaaactttaccattatgcagaggaaacaattttatattgcttagctgattttgttcatgctacagccagaaaattatgcatttgttttataggtggcattgtataagcatgaaaaccaaatttatgctgttttccagatccctttctagtctaatttaataccgtaaagcaaagaaagtaaagcaagttctttGTTGCAGAAAGTACAGCgtattgaaagcaaaatagaaagctcaattttttaatatatttgatcatgtccccttatcagaaagatacccaattccctgtagcttgcaatagatgcaacactgcgtttcctttaaaaaataataataaaaataaaaataaggtctttcctcactggtttctgaaatctactCTTGCTCGTAAGAGGatcaaaatatcagcatagaCGGAGATGCATAAAacttagagaaattagatattacatctatCTTATATAGATCTCATTCAgccaggactgaactgagatcagtctgaataagaaacgaatagtaagataaccaactaaatcacctgatagaaaaagctgtgtttggaatggctcgctCATTAATTCGtccactattcactatgtagcattttctatttattgaactggttatttaagaatcaaacaagaaaccatattTATTTGTCCTGTTCTGAGGACAGCTtatacagcagtactgcatggcatagtatattttggaatttctagcgTACagcttctgtacaatattattaaaatataatgtaattaatagtgaactacatGGGGAAAAAATATACTGCTGAGTTTCGACAAAGcattgtaaaaatggccaatccaaattgcttagtatttctgcaataggaaacgattccgacacagccacacaccttcattattttcattattagatttgcttatataatatagagttagacatatgtccctgttaggttagggcccccaagatatagtccaatacccaaaattaagctaattattttcctcaattctgactcccctttttcttttttctttttattttgtatttgtgttgctaaccaaccccataatccctttattaaattctctaaattctctaattatctatccagtcacacaccattattcaacaacttaattattaatattaaccttccccaaccttgcttacattaaagtacactgtactcatgattgggtattcacattttcatattttcatgttagaactgtcttataacgtatgcatatattatattatattatagttctatttcacattagtcactgtcataatagatgtcattgcactttactcttttatttatttaattatttatgaccattagtaatatctaccgcaccgctccgtttacagatagatcctaaCCTTGTTTAGGTTtcttatatccttatattttctcatatatatatctatctgtctacccatacaaaagccttttccccctgttcacctctgtcccccattgTCATTGTGTAATACTCTATTTCCCTcctgaactgatgttctattttctatgatatctcacaagcgttaattcacaaataaccaacttctcagtctaaaaccaagaAGCTGAACCAAccccacctacttcaccttggactcctcccctgcagtgggactcatccattcctatttcgttgacacacaagagttcgtacactcaaccaatcacaccacTCACAGAAGCTCCGCTCatacacagtttcacacacactccaacacatacgcacacacttctgtcttacacacactgtctaattcgctgccatacactttctcaGTCACTGCTCAcccacacattctttctctccgccacacaagatacacatcgtctgtgtctctctcaggaaaactggacacgcacacgttcacactcacaggtacacttttaatccctgtaacagacactcgtagacccttttcttttcctctctgtcagtcgcacatacacaatcacaaagtcagacacactcagtccctggaataagcacacatacacacgcataccctctcacacttattggccacagactcacttccctcaaacttatagtttatactgctatgtatatcccttttcatttgttttcttttacccCAGACAAGACACGAATAAGCCATGCACACCAGCAGTGGGTCGCTGCCCACCCGCGAGATGCCGTTCCCGGTCCTCCTTCGACTATACCGAAGGACGCCCGTTCACACTTTTAagctactcatttattttaaactaacactcaCGCGCTAATGAAGGTTTTCCATATGGTCCCAGTCACGCTTCTTAAAGCCCGCAACTTTCAACATGAAACGGCCAATATATTAACCAGATCTTTTGTCAATTATTTCTATCTGTATTAATAACAAATCATTAATCTATGGGAATACAGCCCCCTGCCTGGCAAGGCACACCTGTTATCCAATGCTAGAATTGTCATCATTTACATCTGCATTAAGAACAAATCCTTACAACCACCGTATCATACCAGAACTATTATTTATACAACTAGTAGAAGTTCATAATAGTTACGGCCCCTACTAATAATACCAAATGTCTAGAGCAGCAACAGTAtctgcttatattattattattattattattattatatatttgtatttattcatttattgacgttttattatattttattttatttgttttttatttgtttttgttattttctgaacctCATGTATGtactttttatgatattttattttatttgttttttatttgtttttgttattttcttaacCAATtcacgagcggatcaatctcgaggtagGCTTACACCTGGCCATTATCCGAacatctcgtcagaagccggggggacacgccagcgTCCAATCCTTAAAATCAGAGGAGACCCCTTGTCTCAACTCCTGAGGAGACCCCTTGTCTCAACTCACCTATAAATAAAATCAGAGGAGACCTCTTGTCTCAACTCCCGAGGAGACCCCTTGTCTCAACTCACCTATATATACAAATAACGAGTAAAATACATTGGTATGCTACCTGCTtccctccggacagcagccagagcgccgctccactcaaatttgaaatagccaatatgcagaatttgattaaacaggctctgcttacctggtttgttaagttcggccgtgagtggatcagtgccggatgctgtccttcgtcagactcgttcagaggtcggggtcaccaaattgttgtagaaaagaaaatgtgaggtgggctacccccacctctcgtccggggtacaactcccctgcgtgttcgtttgatagagagagtcagacagtggagtgaagttgaaagcaaaccaagtatttattacaaactgaatattcaggagaactaacacatgagagaccgtctaacagccacccagcataagttctgaccccccttctgatctgactccacgtttataccccaaaatgacgtaagcctgttgatgaggcgttgttaaaatcatctcatgttagcatgcacgtgttagtactgaagtttcacgtgtctgactggaccactagtgtttgaccttgactgtgttcttccatcatggcacatcgtggcactatctgtgtgagtaTGCGTCACCCCCCTCTTGGAAGCAGAGGTTTTAGGGAGGCACTTGCTCATCAAGGCCGCTTTGAACTAAggcctcttctgtagcaatttagccccgtaccagtcgaattgatgaccgttagttagggtcatgcagtaaacaaaaaatagttcaagcttgagctacatctcatatgttatatgttaatgtgttagtaaatgtatcatatgggttaatttgtcatataatagagtctgtgttagtcacatgccatatcaaacaatgttttactatgtgtgtaaaggatatattgattattgattaatcttttatataaatgcgtgtaaaatacactgagtaataaagatgatcaaatacaatgtgagtattggttatgcatattgaatacaaggtttcacacaatgattattgtCATTATCGATACTAAGATaggtaatcataattgaaagatatttgtcaataaaccCAACATATAATAAACCGTTACTCCTCACCCTTTCAGAAATTAACGGAAtaccttttattttgttttttagctgtttcctcttctctcttcggctccctctagcggtccgCATTTATTTTCTGATAACGGGGAAAACAGGAAGTAAACCGTCAACCGGCTACGGTACAGTGAAAGGCAGAATGTACAAGATAAAAGCACCAAACCCGGACTGTTTTAAGACGTGTTGGAGATATATATTTACACGTATAAGATGCCTGTGGCATACCCTGCCTCCTCTACCTATATTATCACAACTCCCATTTTCACCCGATTTGTAGCAGAGaagtagtaatgattcaggacgaatactttatattatgcaaGACAGACGTGTAGAGTAGCATATTAATATGTATAAATGATTTAATTAGAAATTAATTTGCAGCTACACAAACAGTAAACACAAGAAAACTTCAGTGCTTGCTTTAACTTGGTTTATTGATTAAAGTTTGAGCAGTcagaaaaagtaaagaaaaattacATTTCACAACTAACCAGCCATTACAAAACAGTATTACAaagaaaacaatataaatatgggaaactgcagctgaagaaacccaaaacaaaaagaacacaattataaataagagaaaaaaatgttTCTCGAACTGAACCACAAACGATTCTGCATATCCCCATCTCCAGTGcaataatagtttttattttattttatttgttataattTAAGACTGTAAGTGACAACTGATAACTCACATGTCAGTAGAGAACAGTTTCACTAAAAATAgcaagtataaaatataaatactgacTTAAAACAGcctatattattgttttttagaaTATTTATCCCCTTAGAATAAGTCAcaaaatttcaaaacatttggGCCCTACATTTACAACCTACACTGGCTCAGTGTTGTGTAGCAAAAACTGACATTTCTATTACATAAAAAACGCGGCACACCCAAACCAACAGCAATGAACTATAACTGACTGATACAGAACTGTTACCACATAGTTTCAGAGGTAATCTAAGGTTCTGTGTATTCACGAATTTAGCAAAGCCAGCTCTGACCTGCAGGTGGCACTGTGATGCTAATAGGCTGGTGCCTTTCTTTGGcaaaatatacatttatgtaAACGTGGTCTGCTGATGCTCAGTTTGAATTACCCAGCTGTGTCTGGTACATTAGTTCAATAACCTGTCATGGCCGGGTAACACACTGATTTCCTGAACTGAATGACTGTTCACATGAGATTAAATGAGAGCATTTACGCACAGACTGGAATAAAACAGGCTAATTTTGAAGATCGATCTCAGCTTTTTATGAAACCATATTGGATTATTTAAAAGATGATTGATTTGCTttgcaaaaactattttttaaacccACTATAATGGTGAAGAAACAGCCATAGGGTCATAAGGTAAAACAATGGACCATGTTTTACCCACTCTCAGACatccaccaacacacactcacacagaaacacagtctCACTCACACAACAGATCTGTATCCTCCACACATTGTGTATCTGTACCAGTGGTTCCTCACCTATTGTCCTGAGTTGTTTTGACGATTAATTCTGTTCAATACAGTACatgtatactgtatacatattGTAACTAATCACTGACTATCATCTCAACAGATCAGATCTAagaaacaaatctgatctgaCTGCCTGCAGTCCGATCATACATAACCTTAGACTAAATGACTGGAAGTACCAACTACAGGTTTCTAGTAAACACATACTGGTCAGTCCAAGACATAATAAAAGTGCTGGTCATCGTTTCATGTACCCTGAGGTATAGTCctcttcttcatcttcctcttcatcctTTTCTTCCTTCTCCATCTTGTCTTGCTCCAATAAACACTCAATTTCTGTGTCTTGTTCACCCCTGTGCATAGCCATATTCCTGGTTTGTGTCCAGTCATGCCTGACTGGTTGGTCTGACCTTTTCTCAGGGAGGTATTTTAGTTTTGACAGTTTTTCATTTTGCGAGTCTGCCTGTGCAGTTCTCTGAAAATTAGAATGTGTGTGAAGTCCCAGTAGTGTGGGATTTCCAGTTTGTGGCTTTGACAGGTAAAGTCTGTCTTCTGCTAGTTCTCGTATCAGCAGTGGTACGAGGGGCTCTTGAACATCTTTAGCATGTCTCACATCCCCTGCTGTGGTCTGCAAAGACATCAGTCTCACTGAAGACAGGCTGATGTTATGATCAGGGTCTGCTTCTGTCTGGTTTATTCGTCCTCCATCTGGTCCCATCTCTCTCAGAGTGGGCAGATTTTGCTTTTCTGGTCTCAGATCAGCTGAGATCACTTGTGTGTTACCAATGTGATGTTGATGCAGAACCTGGGACAGCGCTGTACTGCTGGTAGGAGCTGGTTTAGCTTCAGTAGGTAGAAACTTCTCAATACATCCCCCAGAATCCTCTGCCACCTCACAGAGAGTGGTGGTTGTGCTAGTGGTGCTTTGCCTGCTGTTGGTGGCTTGGGAGTCACTGTTGTTAATGCCCCGGTCCATGTAGTTACACTTACTGATCTCTCCTTCATCGTTGTtgtcatcgtcatcatcatcattatcctcatcctcttcctccatATCTGTCTgctgaaaaaagggaaggaatCACAgtcaacacaatgtttaaaaactctgtTTGCTGTATGTGATCACTGCTGAGAAAAAtgaccaaataataataataatcgctgATCTGTGGGTGTCCAGTGGGTTTTTaagcattaaagaacagggtgaaaggaggattgTAAAAAAAGGCTACTGTCTGTTATTATACAACCATAAAGTggcctatatgatcagtggagctggaaAATGGATAaggggtgtagaaacaaggaggtcaTAATATACTGAGTTACCCAAATTATTAGCAACTAGCtgtaaaaatactgttaaaaCCTTTGTATGGAATGAGATCCTtacttcttttgtttcttttttatggaGGTCTGCCTGAATCTGATGAACTTGTTTAGTCTTGTTTGACTTCACGCTGGTATCAACTTCAGCAACTGACAGCTGCGTCTCCTCTGCGGAAAAGTAGCGACCAGGCACAACAGCAGTCTAATATGAAAGTGGAAGTGAGA from Astyanax mexicanus isolate ESR-SI-001 chromosome 11, AstMex3_surface, whole genome shotgun sequence encodes:
- the crfb1 gene encoding cytokine receptor family member b1 isoform X3, whose product is MRILALLHIYFMFLDIQGMFTASNLLPTPENVTLLSNNFNHILIWSPGRGTPQGTVYSINVKPDSERRRVKTNKTILDISKYMPDMNEQYTVRLSALFGNRSSPVVKRNITPYIETIIGPPAVTMSGCGNCFNISVSLPVREGPWNRTNFYKGIVFYIRLKKAGEEKVITVPKTCSHSEKQSAVVVLYNCSVKNLQLGGNYCVQAQPHLNVNENTRPSDWFCAFTSTVEERGVAFVAGWTICFVLAGLCLLIITASLVYTRSLCRWRMNLPKALTAVVPGRYFSAEETQLSVAEVDTSVKSNKTKQVHQIQADLHKKETKEQTDMEEEDEDNDDDDDDNNDEGEISKCNYMDRGINNSDSQATNSRQSTTSTTTTLCEVAEDSGGCIEKFLPTEAKPAPTSSTALSQVLHQHHIGNTQVISADLRPEKQNLPTLREMGPDGGRINQTEADPDHNISLSSVRLMSLQTTAGDVRHAKDVQEPLVPLLIRELAEDRLYLSKPQTGNPTLLGLHTHSNFQRTAQADSQNEKLSKLKYLPEKRSDQPVRHDWTQTRNMAMHRGEQDTEIECLLEQDKMEKEEKDEEEDEEEDYTSGYMKR
- the crfb1 gene encoding cytokine receptor family member b1 isoform X2 — protein: MRILALLHIYFMFLDIQASNLLPTPENVTLLSNNFNHILIWSPGRGTPQGTVYSINVSFLSSKPDSERRRVKTNKTILDISKYMPDMNEQYTVRLSALFGNRSSPVVKRNITPYIETIIGPPAVTMSGCGNCFNISVSLPVREGPWNRTNFYKGIVFYIRLKKAGEEKVITVPKTCSHSEKQSAVVVLYNCSVKNLQLGGNYCVQAQPHLNVNENTRPSDWFCAFTSTVEERGVAFVAGWTICFVLAGLCLLIITASLVYTRSLCRWRMNLPKALTAVVPGRYFSAEETQLSVAEVDTSVKSNKTKQVHQIQADLHKKETKEQTDMEEEDEDNDDDDDDNNDEGEISKCNYMDRGINNSDSQATNSRQSTTSTTTTLCEVAEDSGGCIEKFLPTEAKPAPTSSTALSQVLHQHHIGNTQVISADLRPEKQNLPTLREMGPDGGRINQTEADPDHNISLSSVRLMSLQTTAGDVRHAKDVQEPLVPLLIRELAEDRLYLSKPQTGNPTLLGLHTHSNFQRTAQADSQNEKLSKLKYLPEKRSDQPVRHDWTQTRNMAMHRGEQDTEIECLLEQDKMEKEEKDEEEDEEEDYTSGYMKR
- the crfb1 gene encoding cytokine receptor family member b1 isoform X1, whose protein sequence is MRILALLHIYFMFLDIQGMFTASNLLPTPENVTLLSNNFNHILIWSPGRGTPQGTVYSINVSFLSSKPDSERRRVKTNKTILDISKYMPDMNEQYTVRLSALFGNRSSPVVKRNITPYIETIIGPPAVTMSGCGNCFNISVSLPVREGPWNRTNFYKGIVFYIRLKKAGEEKVITVPKTCSHSEKQSAVVVLYNCSVKNLQLGGNYCVQAQPHLNVNENTRPSDWFCAFTSTVEERGVAFVAGWTICFVLAGLCLLIITASLVYTRSLCRWRMNLPKALTAVVPGRYFSAEETQLSVAEVDTSVKSNKTKQVHQIQADLHKKETKEQTDMEEEDEDNDDDDDDNNDEGEISKCNYMDRGINNSDSQATNSRQSTTSTTTTLCEVAEDSGGCIEKFLPTEAKPAPTSSTALSQVLHQHHIGNTQVISADLRPEKQNLPTLREMGPDGGRINQTEADPDHNISLSSVRLMSLQTTAGDVRHAKDVQEPLVPLLIRELAEDRLYLSKPQTGNPTLLGLHTHSNFQRTAQADSQNEKLSKLKYLPEKRSDQPVRHDWTQTRNMAMHRGEQDTEIECLLEQDKMEKEEKDEEEDEEEDYTSGYMKR